The DNA window CCAGTTGAGCGCGAGCACCGCGAGCGCCGGAAAGATCGCAACCAGCGCGGCGGTCAGGCCCCACACCGCTCCTCCAAAGGTGGTGATCCACCACAGCGCGGCGCCGTAGGCCGTGAACCCCCAGAGGTATCCTAACGAGAACGCGGCGCGGGGCGATCGGTGGCGAACGGCCAAGAGGAGCGGGACAAGGGCGATCCACGCCAGGAATCCGAGATCCGCCGACGGCAGGGCCAAGGCGAACTCGCCGCCGGAGGCGACGACCGCGAGGAGCTGAGGAAGACGAACGGGGGAATCGGGCCGCGGGCCCACGGCGGGAGCGACCCCGAGCACGCGCCCGCTACGCACCCCCGGGTGCGCTCGACTGACCTGCGCGCGATCGGGCGCTACTCGTTACGCCCATGGCACTTCTTGTACTTCTTTCCGCTCCCGCACGGACACGGATCGTTTCGCCCGACTTTCGCCGCCCGCACCTGCACCGCGGCACCGCCGGCCTGGCTTCGGGCACGGTCGCCGTCACCATCCTCCCGCATGACTCGATAGGCGGGGCGGGACGGCTGGACCGGCATGGCCGCAGCGGGTTGCACTTGCACGATGTAGAGGAACTTGACCGTCTCTTCGAGCACATCGTGCTTGAGCTGCTCGAAGAGGGCGTACCCTTCTTTCTGATACTCGATGAGCGGGTTGGCCTGTCCGTAGGCGCGCAGGCCGATCCCCTCGCGCAACGCGTCCATCGCGTACAGGTGGTCGATCCATTTGCGATCCAGGGTTTGCAGCAGGACCAGCCGCTCGAGCTCGCGCATGGTCTCCGCGCCGATGGACTGGACCTTCGCCTCGTACGCCCCCAGCGCCGCAGTACGGAGCCGTTCTTTGACCTCCGAGGCATCCATATCCCGGAGTAAAGCTTCCGACAGATCGCCCGGAAGGGGGAAGATCGTGCGGGCCTCTGCGAGGAGCCCGTCGAGATCCCACTCCTCAGGGCGCGCCTCTGTGGAACAGAACCCGTCGACCATCTCGCCCACGAGCGTCTCGATGAAGTTCAGGACGTTCTCTCGAACGGCCTCGCCCTCGAGGATCTTGCGCCGCTCGGCGTAGATGACCTTCCGCTGCACGTTCATCACGTCGTCGTACTCGAGGACGTGTTTGCGCATGTCGAAATGGTAGGATTCGACCTTCTTTTGCGCCCCCTCGATCTGCCGGGTCACCATGCCGTGCTCGATGGGCACGTCATCCTCGATGCCGAGCCGCTCCATGATCCCGGCGATCCGCTCGCCGGCGAACAGCCGCATCAACTCATCATCGAGCGCGACGTAGAATCGGGATGAGCCCGCATCCCCCTGCCGGCCGGCCCGGCCCCGGAGCTGGTTGTCGATTCGCCGGGCCTCGTGCCGCTCGGTCCCGATAATGTGGAGCCCGCCCATGCTCCGGACCCGGTCGGCATCCTCTTCGTTGGGGGGATTGCCGCCCAGGATGATATCGACGCCGCGACCGGCCATGTTGGTGGCAATCGTGATCGCCCCGGCGCGGCCGGCCTGGGCGATGATCTCCGCCTCCTTCTCGTGGTACTTCGCGTTCAGCACCTGATGGGGCACGCCGCGACGGCGGAGGAGCGCGGAGAGGGCCTCGCTCTTCTCGATCGAGCGGGTCCCGACCAGGACCGGCCGACGCTTTTTGTACCACTCCTCAAGTTCGCTCGCCACCGCCTGGATCTTGGCCTTCTCGTGCTTGTAGATCAGGTCGGGAAGGTCCTGACGGATCATCGGCCGGTGCGTCGGGATCGCCACGACCGGAAGGTTGTAGATCTGCGTCAGCTCGGCCTCCTCGGTCTTGGCGGTCCCCGTCATGCCGGCGAGCTTGTGGTACATCCGGAAGTAGTTTTGGAACGTGATCGTCGCCAGCGTTTGGCTCTCTTTCTCGATCTTGACGCCTTCTCTGGCCTCGATCGCCTGGTGGAGCCCGTCGCTGTACCGCCGCCCGAACATGAGTCGCCCCGTGAATTCATCGACGATGATCACCTGGCCGTCTTTGACGACGTACTCCACATCGCGATGATACAGGGTATGCGCCCTTAGCGATTGTTGAGCGTGGTGCATCAACTCGATGTGCTGAGGATCCGTCAGGTTGTCGATCCTGAGGAGCCCCTCGAGGGTGGTCACGCCCTCTTCGGTCAGCGTGGCCGTCCGAAGCTTCTCGTCCACTCGGTAGTCACGCTCCGCCTGGAGCCTCGGGATGAGTTTGGCGAATTGGTAATAAAGGTCCGTCGACTCTTCGACCTGACCGGAAATGATGAGCGGCGTACGCGCCTCGTCGATGAGGATGAAGTCCACCTCGTCGACGATCGCGTAGTGCAGTTCCCGCTGGGCCAGATCCTCCCGGCGGATCACCATGTTGTCCCGGAGATAATCGAACCCGAACTCGTTGTTGGTCCCATACGTGATGTCGGCGAGGTAGGCCTCACGACGGGGCACGGGGCGGAAGTGGTTGAGGCGCTCGTCGCCGTGCCGGGTCGGATCTTCGTACGTTGGATCGTAGAGCCCGGCGAACTCGTGCGTGATCACCCCGACGCGCAGCCCCAGCAGCGAGTAGATGGGGCCCATCCACCCGGCGCCCATCCGGGACAGGTAATCGTTGGGGGTGACGAGGTGTCCCCCCCGTCCCTCGAGGGCGTTCAGCACGAGCGGCAGCGTTGCGACGAGGGTCTTCCCCTCGCCGGTCTTCATCTCCGCGATCTTCCCACTGAAGAGCACGCCCCCGCCGATCAGCTGCACGTCATGATGCCGCTGGTGGAGGGTCCGCTTGCTGGCCTCGCGCACGAGCGCGAACGTCTCGGGCATGAGCGACTCGAGCGGCTCCGTTTGGGCGCGCTCGCGCAATTCGTCCATCTTGCCGCGCAGCGCCGCGTCGGAGAGTCCCTCGAACTCAGGCTCCAGCGCGTTCACCTGCGGGACCAACGACTCCCGCAGCTGTTTGACGATTCGCTCGCTCGGATCGCCGAGCAGCGATTGGAACAGCTTTAACATGGACAGCTCCCGGTGGCAAACGCCAGCCTTTGAGGGAAACGCTCTACCACCTGATAACCTTCCTCATTATAATCCACGCGACAAGGACCCCCCGCACACCGGCCGGCCGGGTGATCGGGCGCCGGATGCGCCTCACCGGGGCGAGAGACCGAGCTTGCGGGCGAGCGACGCGGCGGTGTCGTCGTGGAGGACCCGGACCCGCTCGAGCGTAAACGGCCGGCTCTCCAACGTGACAAATCCCGGCCGTGTCGTGAGCGCGCCACGATACCCCAGCGTATCGAGGAGGTGCTCGAGCGCGGTGCTGTATCGACCCGCCGGGTAGGCGAAGAAGGTGACGGGCCGTCCTGTCCATCCTTCGATCGTCTTCCGGCTCTGGACCAGCTCGCGGCGGGCGGCGTCCGGCGGGAGCAGAGAGAAATCGATGTGATGAACCCCGTGGGACTCGATCTCCATCCCAGATGCGGCCATCTCCCGAATCTGGGGGACGGTGAGGTGGTCCCGTGTGCCCACCGACGACGTTACCACGAAGAAAGTGGCCGTGAACCCGAACCGGCGCAACTGCGGGAACACGACGCTGTAGTTGTCCTCATACCCGTCGTCGAAGGTCAGGATGACGCGTCGCGCCGGCAGCGGGGTGTGTTGATCGAGGGACTCCCGGATGGCGCCAAGGGGCATGGATTGGTACCCCGCCGCCCGGAGCACCGCCAGTTGCGCTTCGAACGTCGGCTCCATGACCGTGAGACCGACGGTAATGGGATCGTGGGCAGACAGCTGCGGGTCCACCCGATGGTACATCAGCACCGGGATCCCATGCGAGCCCCCGGGGCCCTGGGCGGCGGCGGGACCGACCCCGACCAGCGCCCCCAACACGATCACCCCGATGAGGAGTCGCCACGCGCGCACGATGCCCCGCCCTACCGTGCCCCGATCCAGCCGACGAGCCGGTTGACCGCATCCAGCACGGCCCGAACCACGGCATCCCGCGGGTCGTCCCGGACGATCGCGGCGCCGCTGAAGAGTTCTTCCTCCGGGCCCGCCCAGGTGACGAGGACCAGCGCCACCTGTTGGGTGGCCAGCGTGACCACGGTCGCCATCTTGAGCTGAAACACTCCTTCGGACCTGAGGTACAACTCGACCGCTCGAAGCGTGGCCAGACCGACGACCTCCGGTCCGTTGGCCGCGCCGGGAGGGCCGGAGGCCGCCCCCTCATAGGTCAGCCCCTCATACTCGAGGCGCACGCGTGCCTCGAGCGCCTCGCGGAGCACCGACACCGTCAACCCGACCACCTTCAGGCGCGCCCGAAGCGGCGCCGGGCCCGGTTGGGCCTGCCCCGGGCGCAGGAGCGCCACCCGGATCTGGGAAGGCTCCAGGGTCACGCCCAGTTCCGCGCCGACGGCGGCGATGACATCCGCAGCCAGGACCCGCGCGGTCCGGTCCGCAGATCCCAACACGTGGACTTCGTCGATTCGCCCGTCGTCTCCAAGCTCCACCCGTGCGGCCGACACCCCGTGAAGTCGCCGGATGACCGCCTCTGCGTCTCGCGCCAGAGAGCGACGTTCTCGCTGCTCCATGACTCCTCCTTACGCCTCAGGCTCGATCAACCCATAACTGCCCTGCGCGCGGCGGTAGACGACATTGACCTCGAGGGTCTCGGAGTTCCGAAACATGAAAAACGTGTGGCCGAGGAGTTCCATCTGGATCGCGGCCTCCTCGGGCGTCATCGGCTTCATCTCGAAGCGCTTCCGGCGGGAGATCTGGACCGGCCCGTCCTCCGTGTCCGGGGGAGGCGCCCGCAGGGCCGCCTCGGCCGCGGCGACTTCCTGTTGCTTCCGCCGACCCGCCAGCGTCCGCCGGCGCGTGATCACCCGACTCTTGAACTTGCTGATCTGCTTGTCGAGTTTGTCGATGACGAGGTCAATCGAGGCATACATGTCCTGGCTGGCCTCCTCGCCTCGCAACACCAGGCCATCTCCCCATACCGTGATCTCGACGATCTGATTCCGCCCGGCATGCGGCTCCACTCGCAGCCACGCCTGCGCCTTCTGCACGTGTTCGAAGTGCTTCACGAGCCGCCCCACTTTTTCGGTCACGCGCGCGCGCAGGGCCTCGCTCACGTCGATGTT is part of the bacterium genome and encodes:
- a CDS encoding polysaccharide deacetylase family protein, yielding MRAWRLLIGVIVLGALVGVGPAAAQGPGGSHGIPVLMYHRVDPQLSAHDPITVGLTVMEPTFEAQLAVLRAAGYQSMPLGAIRESLDQHTPLPARRVILTFDDGYEDNYSVVFPQLRRFGFTATFFVVTSSVGTRDHLTVPQIREMAASGMEIESHGVHHIDFSLLPPDAARRELVQSRKTIEGWTGRPVTFFAYPAGRYSTALEHLLDTLGYRGALTTRPGFVTLESRPFTLERVRVLHDDTAASLARKLGLSPR
- the secA gene encoding preprotein translocase subunit SecA → MLKLFQSLLGDPSERIVKQLRESLVPQVNALEPEFEGLSDAALRGKMDELRERAQTEPLESLMPETFALVREASKRTLHQRHHDVQLIGGGVLFSGKIAEMKTGEGKTLVATLPLVLNALEGRGGHLVTPNDYLSRMGAGWMGPIYSLLGLRVGVITHEFAGLYDPTYEDPTRHGDERLNHFRPVPRREAYLADITYGTNNEFGFDYLRDNMVIRREDLAQRELHYAIVDEVDFILIDEARTPLIISGQVEESTDLYYQFAKLIPRLQAERDYRVDEKLRTATLTEEGVTTLEGLLRIDNLTDPQHIELMHHAQQSLRAHTLYHRDVEYVVKDGQVIIVDEFTGRLMFGRRYSDGLHQAIEAREGVKIEKESQTLATITFQNYFRMYHKLAGMTGTAKTEEAELTQIYNLPVVAIPTHRPMIRQDLPDLIYKHEKAKIQAVASELEEWYKKRRPVLVGTRSIEKSEALSALLRRRGVPHQVLNAKYHEKEAEIIAQAGRAGAITIATNMAGRGVDIILGGNPPNEEDADRVRSMGGLHIIGTERHEARRIDNQLRGRAGRQGDAGSSRFYVALDDELMRLFAGERIAGIMERLGIEDDVPIEHGMVTRQIEGAQKKVESYHFDMRKHVLEYDDVMNVQRKVIYAERRKILEGEAVRENVLNFIETLVGEMVDGFCSTEARPEEWDLDGLLAEARTIFPLPGDLSEALLRDMDASEVKERLRTAALGAYEAKVQSIGAETMRELERLVLLQTLDRKWIDHLYAMDALREGIGLRAYGQANPLIEYQKEGYALFEQLKHDVLEETVKFLYIVQVQPAAAMPVQPSRPAYRVMREDGDGDRARSQAGGAAVQVRAAKVGRNDPCPCGSGKKYKKCHGRNE
- the raiA gene encoding ribosome-associated translation inhibitor RaiA, whose translation is MNIIVAGRNIDVSEALRARVTEKVGRLVKHFEHVQKAQAWLRVEPHAGRNQIVEITVWGDGLVLRGEEASQDMYASIDLVIDKLDKQISKFKSRVITRRRTLAGRRKQQEVAAAEAALRAPPPDTEDGPVQISRRKRFEMKPMTPEEAAIQMELLGHTFFMFRNSETLEVNVVYRRAQGSYGLIEPEA